The genome window CCCCACTAACCACCCGCTGACTGGAGTGAATGATCCGGATTACTAACCAATCAACCAACCAATGCATGCAATCGGACACTTGCTGTGCTGTATATATAGTATCTTCTGTTATGCTTTGTGTTTCCCCGTGAAGATGGAAGTAACCTCGGCACCTACAACGCCATCCGAAGATTCTCCACGATCTGCAAGGAGCTCAACATGCAGGGCAACTATTTCTTTGAGACAAATAAGAACCTGCCGTACCACTAGGATGGGATGGCGTGAGAGTTCCCGGAGCAGTACAAGACACGACGCACATAGGCGATTGTTAATTATCTAACCAAATATTGTACCCATAGACATATTTTTTCAGTAAACACAATTGATTGTTGatgataaatatttatgtttgtcAAAATACTGTTAGCGAATGCTTCGAATGGAGTTGTCATCTATACCTTGCACTTGTACATTGCGTTGATCTTGCGCACATCTCCGGCGGAGAAGCCCTTGCGTTGACCCATCTGGCTGGCATCGGATGTGGCCCGCAGTGCCTTCAGCGTGGGCTGGCCATTCCGAGTGAAACTGGTGGGGGAGTAGTGCATCACACTGCCATAGTCGTACTCCACGCCGAAGCCGTACTGTGTCCTGGAACTGGACTTCTCGAAGTTGACCATCATCTCGGGCTTGATGTTGTCCTTCATCACGCGCACATAGGAGTCACGTTCGTGACGATTCTGCTCATGGAAGAAGCCCAGGGCGTGCATCAGCTCGTGGATGGGAGTGCCGTATGTACGCAAGCAGTTGGGCGACTGGAGATTCACTTCCTGGCGACCACCCAAGCGCCCAATGCTGCTCCAGCAGCCAGACTTTCCGCTACCAATGGAGATGTAATCCTTTTCGGTGGTTCTGGGCTTGAAGCGCACGCAGGTTCTGGTGTGGTATTCCTAAGATACAACATCTTATTTTCAAGTAGAATAGGGTCTATTGCTGAAACCTCACCCTAAAAGCGTGGTTGATATTCCCCAATTCCTGGCTGGTAAAAGGACCTTTGATCTCGTAGGGCACAACGCCGCCCGGCCAGCGGGAACTCAGCGCCAAAATGCCATTACGGGTGCCATTGAATCGGGCGTCCCTGTAGCTCAGTGGAATCAGGATGTCACCTTCGTGGTAGGTGCCCAGCTCCTCGGGATTCAGCGGGGATTCCACATCGAGTGCCTCGACCAAAGCTCCAGTGGTCTCCACGTCCGGATTACCGAACAGAGTATCTCCAAGATCTGTCAAGTCAATCATTTCCTGGGAGTCCATATCCTCCAGGGGCATGGAATCTCCCAGCGAAATGCCCAGTAGAATCAGTAGCAAAAGCGAACCAGTATAACTTCGCGATTTGTCCATTTTGCTAACTCTCCAACTGCTGTGATTTCTAGCCGGGCTTACCCACATTATATAGTCCCACCTAGACCTCCAAAAATTGACGACATGTTGTCGGTGCTGCCTGTTTATGCTGAGTTCTCTTTAAAACGATAAGTCGGCGCTTTGTGAGCgtttacatttacattaaGTACGTAGTTGCTATCCGCCGGCTTCTTGATTTATGGgggaatttgtttttatgcaTTCCAACTTGGAGTGCTAAATTTTCGCAACTTAAGATTTGCGGTATTATAAAAGGTTTCGTTATGCTATTTGGATTATTATGTATGAAAACTCAAATTAGGTCACAACTTACAAATATATTCAGCTTATCTTACAAAACCCATATTTGCCGTTGGTAATTTAAGTGAAGCTTACCTTTTCATGTTCCCGCCATTATTTAAACTTTACTATGCTCGTGTATTATGGAATTTCACCTAGATATACACACGagattaaattatatattggTTATATCAGTAAAGTTtgataaaaatttaattaaaagtttaattcTTGTTCGAAATCAATtcaagaaaaaaatatttggtttttgtatatatgtatatattgcaCCACTGTGCAGCTTGAATATCAGTGTGGCCATGCATGCTGGACCTATATCAAAATCCAGCCAAACCTAGCCAAACGGACTGGTCACACTGCACCATATATAAGCCCACGAAACGGATATCGGCGATTCAAACGGTCGAACATTTTTCTTGCTGCTCGTACGTGCGTTTTATTGGCCGCTCGCGCTCGTAACGTTTTTTCTCGCCCCGTTTTGGCCAATGTGtgtgcgcgcgtgtgtgtgtgtgctgcttGCAGTTCAAAAGggcagcgacaacaacaagaacagcGCACCTCTCTTTTAAGCCAAGTCTTCAGCGCTcgtatgtttgtgtgtgttggtgtgatTCAGAATCGTGGCCTGGGAAGAAATGGCAAATTAGTTGGCTCAAAGCGGAATCTCTGTGCTCAATATAAATTCAGATTCAGGCTAGAAAGTGTCGCGTGCGAAAGTGTGCAAATAATACAACTAGCAGAAAGAGAGGAATataacttaaaaaaataaaaataacctGTTCTAAGCCAAGTGCCGATTGcgcgcgagtgtgtgtgtgcgtgtgagtgttTGCGTGGATCAGAGAAAAGGAGAAAGAAAAGGGAGAATGCAAttaccaacaacaacaagctcAATGAGTATCGTTTGAATAGCAATAATATCTAGCCAAACACAACCCTTTCCAATACGAAAACACGACTTGAGCCAACAAATCAGCGATCATGGCTAAAATCGCCAATGCGTCACTgtcgcaacaacaaaaacagcggcaagcagcaacagcaacgaccacaacaacaacagtggCGGCATCAgtagaaacagcaacaacaacagcaagaagTCGAGACCGCACGAAAAGCGCAGCTCAAATTACGTCCCATTTGCTCAAGCGCGCCATTTCAGTTTATTCGTCGCCTCAATGGATACCGCTCTTCATACTTATTTACTTAGCAACAGGTGAGAGAGAACCCTGAGAGGGAGCcagtgagtgagtgagagGGAGTGCGATAGGCTGTCGAGGACATTCAGGAGGAGAGAGCAAAGATGGGGACATGAGAGAGCAACATGGTGTTTACACGGTTCTTAAGCTACAGTGATAACTCCACTGCATTGAACTTGCtcgttttaaatttttaaaatgtatattataaTGTTGTTATTGTCTTTAAGCCTCATATACGATTCcgtaaatttgaaattattctTAATGAGTTAATGATATTGAGTTAGGGAAGTCACACTGTAAATAGTTTATATGCTGAGCCACATGCATTCTTCAGCCGGAACATTTGCTGATGTTTCAAAAGCTCATAATCGAAAAAAAAGAGCAACAGgtcatatgtgtgtgtgagtgggggCATTCGTCTGTTTTTGGGATGTGGCCCAAGGAAAAGTCATGTTGAGTAAAAGGAATTTGGATTTCCAATGATTTCGGGCCTACGAAAACTCGTTCAACGGGTTTTCCTTCAAGAAGTGACTCATGGAGCTGGTCTGCCTTAAGTTTCATTGTGTTAATTTTACACTCATTTCTAATTGTTGATGATTGTGTGCTCGGTCTTATCATTCAAGCAAAGGAATGCTGAGAAATGTATTAGCTTCGATTGCGTATAGATTTATATTTAGTATAGTACAACTTCACAACTTTAGTCGCTGAGCgagataattaattaaattatagcTTCAAAGGCGGTTAATACTAGCAATTTTGGCCAAGAAGAATTAATAACTGAAACCAGAAGAGATATTTTAACGTGACCCGCATTTTGTACACTCTGTAGCATACAAATTGatatgaaatttttaagtaaataacGAAAAACGTAACAAattattgtttctgcatttgTTGATACTGGTCCGATCTTTTGGTAATAACACCTCATTTGTCTGCATTTTCAAATCGCTTTTAGCGATATCACAACAGTGAAATCTGTGAAACTTATCGCATAACGATCGTAATAATTGATTCACAACTCTTGCTGACTCATTATGTGTAATTTTCTGTTACATGTTGTCCGCGGCTCAATTGTGTGGCTGGCTTAGCATTGTCTGCCCCCCTTTTTCCAACGGATTGTGCAAAAACGACCTTAAAAATtgggtttatttatttacaattcgAGTACCAACCCTCCAAACGGCCAACCATCCGACTGTTGTTACGCGCAATCTTATCTTTTGGCCGGAAAGTGAAGTACAACAGTTGCAAAAGCGCGGCCAACTCAACGTCAGCAATACCGCAATTCAGTTGATAGGTTGATAAGGAGAACACTCAGGAAAAGGGAGCACAGATAGAGAAAGAGTTTTCCAGCTCGAAGTAGGGAAAGCCCTGGAGTGCAGCGAAAACATAGTAAACCAGTTTATCAGCTCTTGGAGctaaagtaaacaaattttcagCTTAATAACAAAAGTGCAAATGCATCGTCCCTCAACTgattaaaaattgaaaataaatggaaataaataataataaatagcTATTATTCATTCACTTCTATGAACacattttcttttaatttgtgTAAGAACCAACCTTTTTAATAGGCCCGGTACTCTGGTATACATTTTATCGTAGAATTTATCAAATGACTTTGGTTTATGATTGACAAGGAAAAACGAAGAATGAAAGAAAGAGAAAATGAATGTCTGGGCTGGGAAATCCCTGAAAGGCATCACAGCAACTGGTTTATGGCAGCTTCCATCGTAAAATCCAGACACCGACAGCGAAGATCATCAGCGTCATCTTCACTTCGAGAGTGGTTTCTGTACGGCTTTCGTTTGAATTTCCGCCCTAAACAGATATAATCCATCATTTTCAGGGGAAAAATCGCGGCGCAGGTATACTCTGCACGCTGGAAAAGTGGAGGGAAAACACAAATGAACCAGAACTACCTGCATTGCGTTAACGATAAACACGTGACCCCGCGAGTTTATGGAAATTCTCTGGCTCGTACATAAATGGAAATCGAGAATGGAATGAAAAGTGTACGCTGGACACACCCGCGTTCTCCGCTCTCCGGTGTCCGGTGTTTCAACCTGGTCAAGTGTTAAAGTGCAATCGGCCGTGACGCGGGTCGTGGGCCATGTTCCGTGGGCCTACGCAGCCGGCCGCGACCATTGCCTGACGTTGGCCATTAGTGCAAGTCGTTAGCCAGGTCTATAAAAATAGCCAGAGTATAACTAAAAAAGAACTGATTTGCCCCAGTCCTTTAAAGGTTAGGGCGTACTTCATTACCCTGTACTTAGCGGGGGAGTGGGGAATTGTGGCGGAAGTGGAATTGAATGCAATATTGAGAATGCAGAGCCCAGATCTTAAGACCTATTATGGTTAAAGCCGAAATAATTGGGATGTGGACTCGTGATGATTTTTGACTAAGCATGCAAAGTTAACTTAAAGAGGTTAAAGAGGTAACTTGAAGTCGAGACAAGTGCTTAGTTCTATCTAGTTTCTCCTTGCAATGTTGCCCATTTTCTGCGACTGCATCGATTAGCCAGCCACCTTGGGAAATTACCGATGCACAAAAACCACAAATATGAGAAAACATTATACTAAACTGAAAAGACAGTGGCAGCTTTCGCTTTTACACGATTATAATTCCAAAAATTTATTCGATGCaaacaaatgtttaaaagtTGTGGGCGTTGTTCAATGCTGTCCGTTGGATTGTCTTTATCGCGGTGATCACGTAGTGCCGTTTTATCTGTCGCTATTTGCATACGCAGCGTActgccagcaacaacaaattccATTGTTAGCATTGAGTCACACCAACAACGATACCGTGGGCCGCAACGCAACAAAATCGAACAAAAATGGTTTGGTAATTGAGGTGGGAAATTGGAGATTGGGTTCTGAAGGCAAttaacggacgcagcatgcgTGGTTTTATTACTTATTTGCATGTTGTGGTGCTCAACACACAAACTAAAGCTTATATAAGGTAGCAGCCATTTTATACATAATAATGTAAATAAACATGGAATTATTACTTCTACAAGTTCATTCTACTGCGCATCATATGCCCTGCTGAAAGTGTAAAGTCACTTCCTGATAtgattttttactttttttccaTAATTACTCACAGcccttaatttattttgaaaaccTTTCCGCGGTGCAACGCCCACGGACTGCGCTTACACTCCAGAAGTCTGTGTTTGCCCAGGTTGTGGGTTCCGAAGGTTCCAGAGGTTCATTCCGGTGGATCTGCTGGTTCTAGTGGTTCTGCTGGATGTGATGGTGCTGCTCTTTGGGGACGCACCGGAAAAGATTCTCAGGCGtgttttcggttttgttttaTTCAACAGTTCATTGCTTTGTGCCAGTTTGTGAACGAGTCTGGCCGCCCCTTTTTCCAGGCCCACAGAATGTACAAGGGCCGCCTTGTTGGCAACACACAGAAAGCGGTCGAGCAACAACACACCACTGGCTGCCACAAAACTGGTTCCCAGGCGCGCCTGCGCAGAGGTGGctccaaaaaaacaaaacaaaaaaacacacacaatttTAAACGGCGCCAAATGAGCGGGGGAGAGAAAAAGCGACTCTAATTTTGAGTTTACCCCATTCTAAGCATTTATTTTCGGGGGTCTTTTCGCTTGAGAGTCATCTTGCTCTTCCCAGAACCAAGATATTAATGAATAAACGCTAACTGTTTAAACGTAAAGATTTATTCACACGGTTAAATATAGACAAGTTCAACGAGAAATGGCACAAAAAGATAAATGAATTAACtacattgaaatgaaattattcaTGAACTCATTTCAACTTCAATTGTTATTTCAAACTTTTCACACTTATGCTGATATGAAACCTTGATATGATTTGCTTTGATATCAATGCCATTATTTACCATTTCTATTTTGATTTCGTGCACAATTTCATGAGAGTAACCTGAGCGAATCCACTGGATTGGTGACGCACTCGAACTTTTTAGTGGGTGCGGATTTTTTGTGTGATTCGCCTGATAATCTACAGCTTTCATGGGAAACGTTCATTTATGAAAACTAATTAGCTTCTGGACGCTTGTATGTATTGTTACCATATTGTGTAGCCGAagcggttttatttaaatatttaaaaatatttcctCACCGCATTTCTTGGAAGCCAAAGCGGAAATTAGTGTGGGAACGCATTCGTATCTCAGTTTCGTTTGGGCTCTTTCTTCCCGCCAACGAGGTGTTGGAACAAATGGATAGCTTAGAG of Drosophila mauritiana strain mau12 chromosome 3R, ASM438214v1, whole genome shotgun sequence contains these proteins:
- the LOC117144341 gene encoding zinc metalloproteinase nas-4, with protein sequence MWVSPARNHSSWRVSKMDKSRSYTGSLLLLILLGISLGDSMPLEDMDSQEMIDLTDLGDTLFGNPDVETTGALVEALDVESPLNPEELGTYHEGDILIPLSYRDARFNGTRNGILALSSRWPGGVVPYEIKGPFTSQELGNINHAFREYHTRTCVRFKPRTTEKDYISIGSGKSGCWSSIGRLGGRQEVNLQSPNCLRTYGTPIHELMHALGFFHEQNRHERDSYVRVMKDNIKPEMMVNFEKSSSRTQYGFGVEYDYGSVMHYSPTSFTRNGQPTLKALRATSDASQMGQRKGFSAGDVRKINAMYKCKV